The Armatimonadota bacterium genome includes a region encoding these proteins:
- a CDS encoding amidohydrolase family protein: MEMNKETKGGLMDKVRRGIPLNDLLVIDAHCHMGRWHNFNIPKGDAAGMIEMMDRLGIRSCIVAHHSAIGPDFRYGNDEVLSAMAKFPKRIYGYATVNPNYPEAELVAELERCISAGMVGVKIHPDVHQCNVDDEKYRPVWEWANERRLPLLSHTSTGGRNPVKTFEKLAEMYPNVSIILGHSGFGSEGANQSIQAALKYPNINLELTGSVIVYGTLERMVKQIGAERVLFGTDIPFLDARPQIGRVAFAKISEEDKQKILGLNAARIFGI, from the coding sequence ATGGAGATGAACAAAGAAACTAAGGGCGGCCTGATGGATAAAGTACGCCGCGGCATACCTCTAAACGACCTGCTAGTAATAGACGCTCACTGCCATATGGGGCGCTGGCACAACTTCAATATCCCAAAAGGCGATGCCGCCGGAATGATTGAAATGATGGACCGTTTAGGAATTAGGTCGTGCATCGTCGCTCATCATTCGGCAATTGGTCCCGACTTCCGATATGGGAATGATGAAGTGCTTAGTGCGATGGCTAAGTTTCCAAAACGAATTTACGGCTATGCCACCGTGAATCCAAACTACCCCGAAGCCGAGTTAGTCGCCGAGCTGGAAAGATGCATCTCAGCAGGTATGGTCGGCGTTAAGATTCACCCAGACGTACACCAGTGCAATGTTGACGATGAGAAATACCGCCCAGTGTGGGAGTGGGCAAATGAGCGCCGACTTCCACTCCTTTCCCATACCTCGACTGGCGGGCGAAACCCTGTTAAAACGTTTGAGAAGCTTGCGGAAATGTATCCAAATGTCAGCATTATCCTAGGGCATTCGGGTTTCGGCTCAGAGGGTGCAAACCAGTCAATTCAAGCGGCACTCAAATACCCAAACATCAACCTCGAACTTACAGGGTCGGTTATAGTGTACGGCACGCTCGAGCGAATGGTAAAGCAAATCGGCGCTGAACGAGTGCTTTTCGGCACCGACATTCCCTTTCTCGACGCCAGGCCGCAAATCGGGCGTGTTGCTTTTGCGAAAATCTCGGAGGAAGACAAGCAAAAGATACTAGGATTAAACGCCGCTAGAATCTTCGGAATCTGA
- a CDS encoding sugar ABC transporter substrate-binding protein codes for MKRTFTYLAIIIIAIPAVHWVMKPKERVEYENGKVVIEWYNYATPEFLELYEKYLIPEFERTHPNIKIRLNSSLGDTGYDAKLLTLIAGKIPPDIIHVTQQNFPFYAVKDILLDLNPLIKKDPTFDLNDYFERVLDGMRFKGKLLGLPSDFSTIALVYNKDMFDKYGVSYPDETWDWNKFLWAAKKLTRDTNGDGTIDQFGFVNINSYNRWPAWVWMAGGDILTTDMKKCLMDDPKSIKGMEFYVNLSIKEHVAPTSTQTLGQSFEEMFIAERAAMIADSRYAYKIFSKGVPFRWDIAHMPKGPACRATTFIWGGNCILKTTKHPKEAWEFLKFLSGYEGAVLNVKAGNAFPAFKKVAMSDMVLKSPISPPNDKIFLDAIEYGRQAPFPPQFTEFNQAMTKFEAAFLGFEPVEKVCKEFAAEVNAAVSGEVW; via the coding sequence ATGAAAAGGACGTTCACATATCTTGCAATCATAATCATTGCAATTCCCGCGGTTCACTGGGTGATGAAGCCCAAGGAACGGGTTGAGTACGAGAATGGCAAAGTAGTAATAGAATGGTACAACTACGCAACTCCCGAATTCCTTGAGCTGTATGAGAAATACCTAATTCCCGAGTTCGAGCGCACCCACCCAAATATCAAGATTCGCCTCAACTCAAGCCTCGGCGATACGGGATATGATGCAAAACTGCTTACGCTAATTGCTGGGAAGATTCCGCCTGACATAATTCACGTTACTCAGCAAAACTTTCCATTCTATGCGGTAAAAGACATTCTGCTGGACCTCAACCCTTTAATTAAAAAGGACCCGACATTTGATTTAAATGACTACTTCGAGCGAGTATTAGACGGCATGCGCTTCAAAGGCAAGCTTCTCGGCTTGCCGAGCGACTTTTCCACCATCGCCCTCGTATACAACAAGGATATGTTCGACAAATACGGCGTCTCCTATCCCGACGAGACCTGGGATTGGAATAAGTTCCTGTGGGCCGCAAAGAAGCTGACTCGCGATACCAACGGCGACGGCACAATCGACCAATTTGGCTTCGTGAACATCAATTCCTACAACCGGTGGCCAGCCTGGGTCTGGATGGCAGGCGGCGACATTCTCACTACCGACATGAAAAAATGTCTAATGGACGATCCCAAGTCAATTAAAGGCATGGAGTTCTATGTAAACCTTTCAATCAAAGAGCACGTCGCCCCAACGTCTACGCAAACCCTTGGCCAAAGCTTCGAAGAGATGTTCATTGCCGAACGTGCGGCGATGATTGCCGACAGCCGATATGCCTACAAAATATTCAGCAAAGGGGTGCCTTTCAGGTGGGATATAGCCCATATGCCAAAGGGACCAGCATGCCGCGCAACAACGTTCATATGGGGCGGCAACTGCATTCTCAAGACGACAAAACATCCAAAAGAAGCATGGGAGTTCCTGAAGTTTCTATCGGGCTATGAGGGAGCAGTCCTAAATGTAAAGGCAGGAAACGCATTCCCAGCCTTTAAAAAGGTAGCAATGTCCGATATGGTATTAAAGTCGCCAATCTCGCCGCCGAACGACAAGATTTTCCTCGATGCGATTGAATATGGGCGGCAGGCTCCTTTCCCACCGCAGTTCACCGAGTTCAACCAAGCGATGACAAAATTCGAAGCGGCATTCCTCGGCTTCGAACCAGTTGAAAAGGTATGCAAGGAGTTCGCCGCAGAGGTAAATGCCGCTGTCAGCGGTGAAGTATGGTAG